Proteins encoded in a region of the Neodiprion virginianus isolate iyNeoVirg1 chromosome 2, iyNeoVirg1.1, whole genome shotgun sequence genome:
- the LOC124297640 gene encoding Sjoegren syndrome nuclear autoantigen 1 homolog, with protein sequence MATQHCAAMQSYNSELMKCVEELKVTRNNIQSQIEAEEEEKNNLQKEVERMTYRIGQLNESLTKKAAARTDYDRTIQETESAYTKILESSQLLLNMVKREATCLDQTLHAVQERAGS encoded by the exons ATGGCGACGCAGCACTGCGCAGCGATGCAATCGTACAATTCGGAGCTGATGAAAT GTGTGGAGGAATTGAAGGTGACTCGGAACAATATTCAATCACAAATCGAGGctgaagaggaggaaaaaaataatctgcAAAAGGAAGTTGAGAGAATGACCTATCGCATAGGACAGCTGAACGAGAGTTTGACAAAAAAGGCTGCCGCGAGGACTGACTACGATAGAACAATTCAGGAAACCGAATCTGCGTATACCAAG ATTTTAGAGAGCTCTCAGCTTCTGTTGAACATGGTCAAGAGAGAAGCCACTTGCCTTGATCAAACGCTCCACGCAGTTCAGGAAAGAGCGGGCTCATAG